A genomic stretch from Gymnogyps californianus isolate 813 chromosome 26, ASM1813914v2, whole genome shotgun sequence includes:
- the LOC127025932 gene encoding LOW QUALITY PROTEIN: ribosomal protein S6 kinase alpha-3-like (The sequence of the model RefSeq protein was modified relative to this genomic sequence to represent the inferred CDS: inserted 1 base in 1 codon; deleted 1 base in 1 codon) codes for MFTEDDVKFYLAELALALDHVHSGGITYRDLKPENILLDEEGHIKISDFGLSEVSIDHEKKAFSFCATVEYMAPEVIKSGGLTRSADWWSFGVVMFEMLTGTLPFQGKDRKETMTLILEARLGMPQFLSPEAESLLRVLFKRNPANRLGAGLDGVEEIKRHAFFSKIDWDKLYRREVDPPFKPATGRPEDTFYFDPEFTAKTPEDLPGLPPSANAHQLVRGFSSVAIASNDESEAVQTVGVHSVVQQLHRNSIQFTDRYEXKEDIRVGSYCVYKRCIHKALNTEYAVKIIDKSKTDPRKEIEILLRYGHHPNIITLKDVHDDGKYTYIVTELTKGGQLLDKIHRQIFFSEREASAVLFTITRTVEYLHAQGVVHGELKPSNILYVDESGNPESIRLCEFGLAKQLRVENGLLRSPCYTASFAAPEVLQRQGYDAAWDVWSLGVLLYTMLAGCPPFVTGPDDTPEEILARIGSGKLSLSGGYWNTVSDTAKDLLSKMLHVNPHQRLTAAQVLSHPWIVHCDQLPQYQLNRQDAPRVVKGARAAAYSALTRTPSPRLDPTPPQAPWPVESQDGSMSSSCEEMAQDHPS; via the exons ATGTTCACAGAAGACGATGTTAAATTTTACCTGGCAGAATTAGCACTTGCTTTAGACCATGTACATAGTGGTGGAATAACATACCGggacctaaaaccagaaaacatccttcttgaTGAGGAAGGACATATCAAAATTAGC GATTTTGGCTTAAGTGAGGTGTCAATTgatcatgaaaaaaaagccttctctttctgtgcaacagTGGAATATATGGCGCCAGAAGTCATTAAGAGCGGAGGCCTTACACGGAGCGCAGACTGGTGGTCTTTTGGTGTTGTAATGTTTGAAATGCTCACTGGTACTCTGCCTTTccaagggaaagacagaaaagaaaccatgacaCTGATTCTCGAGGCCAGACTTGGAATGCCCCAGTTCTTGAGCCCGGAAGCAGAGAGTCTTCTGCGAgtgctcttcaaaagaaacccagcaaacaGATTAGGAGCAGGCCTAGATGgagttgaagaaattaagaggcatgcattcttttccaaaatagattGGGATAAATTGTACAGGAGAGAAGTTGATCCCCCTTTTAAACCTGCAACTGGCAGACCTGAAGATACGTTTTATTTTGACCCTGAGTTTACAGCAAAAACTCCAGAAGATTTGCCTGGTCTCCCACCCAGTGCTAATGCGCATCAACTTGTTCGGGGATTTAGTTCTGTAGCTATTGCATCAAATGACGAAAGCGAGGCAGTGCAGACAGTTGGAGTGCATTCAGTTGTCCAGCAGttgcacaggaacagcattcaGTTTACTGATAGATACG TGAAGGAAGATATCAGAGTTGGGTCTTACTGTGTCTATAAGAGATGTATTCATAAAGCTTTAAACACGGAATATGCTGTAAAGATTATAGACAAGAGTAAAACTGATCCAAGAAAGGAGATTGAAATCCTACTGCGCTATGGCCACCATCCAAATATTATTACCCTAAAAGATGTGCATGATGATggaaaatacacatacatagtAACAGAACTTACAAAAGGAGGGCAACTGCTGGATAAAATTCatagacaaatttttttctcgGAACGAGAAGCTAGTGCCGTTCTGTTCACAATAACAAGAACGGTTGAGTACCTCCATGCGCAAGGGGTTGTTCATGGAGAGCTGAAGCCTAGCAATATTCTTTATGTTGATGAATCTGGTAATCCAGAATCCATTCGACTTTGTGAATTTGGCCTTGCAAAACAACTACGAGTAGAAAATGGTCTTCTGAGGAGTCCATGTTACACAGCAAGTTTTGCTGCACCAGAGGTTTTACAGAGGCAAGGTTACGATGCTGCATGGGACGTATGGAGCCTTGGTGTTCTACTTTATACCATGCTTGCTGGCTGCCCTCCTTTTGTAACGGGTCCTGATGATACCCCAGAGGAGATTTTGGCCCGAATAGGTAGCGGGAAGTTGTCTCTCAGCGGTGGTTATTGGAATACCGTTTCAGATACAGCTAAGgaccttctttcaaaaatgcttcatgttaaCCCACATCAAAGACTGACTGCAGCCCAAGTCCTCAGTCACCCCTGGATAGTTCACTGTGACCAGTTGCCTCAATACCAGCTAAACAGGCAGGATGCTCCCCGTGTAGTGAagggtgcaagagcagcagcttactCTGCTTTGACTC GGACACCGTCCCCCCGGCTGGACCCCACTCCTCCACAGGCcccatg GCCTGTTGAGTCCCAGGACGGCTCCATGTCCAGCAGCTGTGAAGAGATGGCTCAGGACCAC CCATCCTGA